GTGAGTCCTGTCGCGTCGGCGGACCGCGGCTCTCGGCCTCCCTCAGGGAATTAACTGCTCGCCGTCGTCGTCGTAGATGGTGATCGCGTCGACGGGACAGGTCCGGGCGGCGAACTTCGCGTCGAGTTCGGCGCCTTCGGGCACCTCGCGGACGAAGATTCCGTCCTCGACCTCTTCTGCGTCCTCGAGCACCGCCTTCCCCGCCGACTTGTCCTTGCTGAACGCCTCCCACTCGGCGACGCACTGGTACATCCCGATGCAGGTGTCCTCGTCGAACTCGACTCTCATACGCGAAGGTTCGAACCATCCGCGTAAATCCCTGACGGAGCCGTGGTGTGACACGCTCGAGTCCGCTCTTCGAACTGCCACCAGCTTCTCGGCCCGTACATCCACCTGCGGAGTGGACCGGTGTGGGAAACACGTTGCAACGAGAGGCGACCGGAACCGGTATGTGTCGGCGCTTCGAACTTGTCGCGTAAGAGACGTGTCACCGCCCTGGAAACGGTCGCAGACGGCGTTCGTCGGCGTCATCCTCGCGAACCTCGCGTCACTGGCCGCGATCTGGTGGTACGGCTGGCAGGCCCACGCCCTCCTGCTCGTCTACTGGCTCGAGACCGGCGTGGTCGGCGCGATCTACGTGGCGAAAATCCGGCGCGCCGAGGGGACCGACCCCGCAGCGATTCGGTCGCTGACGGGGATCGACGGCGAACCGGCCGAATCGTACGTCGGGAAAGCGAACCGGGAGATCGCGGACGCGTTCGTCTCGAGTTACGTCGGCGTCTGGGTCGGCGCAGGGGTGATCCTCGCCCTCCTCCCGCTGGCCGAAGAGCTGGCGCTCGAGCCCGCGAGTCCGGACGTCGTCGCCCTCGCTGCCGTCAGTCTCGTCGGCTACCACCTCCTCTCCTACCGGTACGAGTACGTCGGCGACCGGGAGTACGAACGCCGCGGACCGGTGTCGCTGGCGGTCGAACCCGCACCCCGGTTCTGGGTTCTCATGCTGACGATTATCTTTGGCCTGGGCGCAGCCGACCTGACCCGGAGTCCGATGGGGGCGATCGTCGTGCTGGCGTTCTTCAAGACGTGCGCCGAGCTGGTG
Above is a genomic segment from Natrononativus amylolyticus containing:
- a CDS encoding ferredoxin, which encodes MRVEFDEDTCIGMYQCVAEWEAFSKDKSAGKAVLEDAEEVEDGIFVREVPEGAELDAKFAARTCPVDAITIYDDDGEQLIP
- a CDS encoding DUF6498-containing protein, whose protein sequence is MSPPWKRSQTAFVGVILANLASLAAIWWYGWQAHALLLVYWLETGVVGAIYVAKIRRAEGTDPAAIRSLTGIDGEPAESYVGKANREIADAFVSSYVGVWVGAGVILALLPLAEELALEPASPDVVALAAVSLVGYHLLSYRYEYVGDREYERRGPVSLAVEPAPRFWVLMLTIIFGLGAADLTRSPMGAIVVLAFFKTCAELVIHRRERKRAIAVASGSRETTV